Proteins found in one Streptococcus iniae genomic segment:
- a CDS encoding ABC transporter permease: MNWSTIWELTKINILYSNPQSLTALKKQQEKRQKKEFSAYKAMIKNQIVMTVLFLFVYIFMFLGIDFSQNPGIFSFYVALFFVMATLSAFTTLYTIFYESNDVKLYVHLPIKPGELYIAKIISSLGMGSIFLMPLLSLFVIAYWQIIGNALAILLAILTFLVLIVTSNVLAIYLNAIIGKLILASSHRKLISTLLMFASSIGSVGLVFFLNYSNSSRMSATGKITDTSPIPYFRGYHDLVSSPFSVATLLNFVLPILLILVLTWGIISRVMPKYYQDVLYTRPQVKDKLKRGKTNAFIDKSLRHMLTKQHLSIIQNATLLTNTYLMPLIFCISFLVPLLKAGDSISNFLGSSYFGVSFIVGVILASLGTLPTSVIGVAVSLEKENFIYLKSLPISLKTFLGEKFLVLIFLQSIFPIMAYALLSLVVLKLSLVLTMTLILGYVLTALVQGQLMFQRDCDYLNLKWQDVSQLFTRGGSQWFAMGLMFGGLIVGGVLIGFTIFLSTVTKNPLAVNFVLTLFILCVLAFGQWRVKRSFWNKLESYFEL; this comes from the coding sequence ATGAATTGGTCAACTATTTGGGAATTAACCAAAATAAATATTCTTTATTCAAATCCACAAAGCTTAACAGCTCTTAAAAAACAACAAGAAAAACGTCAAAAAAAAGAATTTAGTGCTTACAAAGCCATGATTAAAAATCAAATAGTCATGACAGTGCTTTTTCTCTTTGTTTATATTTTCATGTTTTTAGGAATTGATTTTAGTCAAAATCCAGGTATTTTTAGTTTTTACGTTGCTTTATTCTTTGTCATGGCAACCCTATCAGCCTTTACGACACTTTATACTATTTTTTATGAAAGCAATGATGTCAAACTATATGTCCATCTGCCCATTAAACCAGGTGAACTTTACATTGCAAAAATTATATCGTCTTTAGGGATGGGGTCAATCTTCTTAATGCCCCTACTCTCTTTGTTTGTTATTGCTTACTGGCAAATCATAGGGAATGCATTAGCCATTCTCCTTGCGATTTTAACTTTTCTTGTTTTAATAGTGACGTCAAATGTTCTTGCTATTTACCTTAATGCCATTATTGGTAAATTGATACTAGCTAGCTCACATCGTAAATTAATTTCGACACTCTTGATGTTTGCTTCAAGCATTGGTTCTGTTGGTCTAGTTTTCTTTTTGAACTATTCAAACAGCTCTAGGATGAGTGCAACAGGTAAAATAACAGACACGAGTCCTATCCCTTATTTCCGTGGTTATCATGACCTTGTTTCATCTCCATTTTCAGTAGCGACCCTTCTTAACTTTGTTTTACCAATTCTCTTAATTCTTGTGTTGACTTGGGGAATTATTAGTCGAGTAATGCCTAAGTACTACCAAGATGTTCTTTACACAAGACCTCAAGTAAAAGACAAGCTTAAGCGTGGTAAAACTAATGCATTTATTGATAAGAGTTTGCGTCATATGCTGACGAAACAACATCTATCAATCATTCAAAATGCGACATTGTTAACCAATACGTATTTAATGCCCCTCATCTTCTGTATTAGTTTTTTAGTGCCATTATTGAAAGCAGGAGATAGCATTTCGAACTTCTTAGGAAGTAGTTATTTTGGAGTGTCTTTCATAGTTGGAGTTATATTAGCCTCTCTTGGAACCTTGCCAACATCGGTTATTGGCGTAGCGGTTTCCTTGGAGAAAGAGAATTTTATCTATTTGAAGAGTTTGCCAATTTCTCTGAAGACGTTTTTGGGAGAAAAATTTTTAGTCTTGATTTTCTTACAATCCATTTTTCCAATAATGGCTTATGCTCTACTTTCACTTGTTGTTCTTAAACTTTCTCTTGTTTTAACAATGACCTTAATTTTGGGGTATGTCTTAACAGCTCTTGTTCAAGGACAATTGATGTTTCAAAGAGATTGTGATTATTTAAATTTAAAATGGCAAGATGTTAGTCAGTTGTTTACAAGAGGGGGAAGTCAGTGGTTTGCCATGGGCCTTATGTTTGGTGGCCTTATTGTGGGTGGCGTTCTGATTGGATTTACCATATTCCTATCAACAGTGACTAAAAATCCACTTGCAGTTAATTTTGTCTTAACCTTATTTATACTCTGTGTATTGGCTTTTGGCCAATGGAGAGTAAAAAGATCGTTTTGGAATAAATTGGAAAGTTATTTTGAATTGTGA
- a CDS encoding NAD(P)/FAD-dependent oxidoreductase, whose protein sequence is MTEKIHIIGASFAAIACAEQLVTLKPEAEIILIDKESKSNYLPNGLNYYLRQSITDLSQSLWDSPILHGHKQVDRLQGEVIEINSQEKSLSLKLADGSICQEAYETLVCAMGAKAESHYIKGADNEKVLTTKYFTNSRDALDKIDDSQAILVIGAGPIGIDLAYSLSLKGKSVTLIEAADHVDFHQTDIEMLDPLLTEMANMGICLLTQTRIKAIEETPQGLSLVTDKGEVISGDLAFLAVNFRPNSDLLDSQVECLLDKTVKVDEHFKTSNPSIYAIGDLVSSQFSPLGIPYYTPLINQAVRSGQALAYHLAGYNVPMLESTKVVGGHHFGYYRSSVGITEEEASIYSDLVTFVYQAELEEDSSIFRIKLIVSQCDGRLLGAQCLSKVNHLLLTNQLSQAVSQKLCDYQLAFQDFIFLKGDSELAYHLHQACLEVFEKRNRHEN, encoded by the coding sequence ATGACAGAGAAAATACATATTATTGGCGCTTCCTTTGCGGCAATCGCATGCGCGGAACAATTAGTAACCCTGAAGCCAGAGGCAGAAATAATCCTTATTGACAAAGAAAGTAAGTCAAACTATCTTCCTAATGGTCTCAATTATTACCTTCGACAAAGCATCACAGATTTATCCCAATCACTTTGGGATAGTCCTATTTTACATGGGCATAAACAAGTTGATCGGCTACAAGGAGAAGTTATTGAAATCAATAGTCAGGAAAAAAGCTTAAGCCTTAAGTTAGCTGATGGTTCTATTTGTCAGGAAGCCTATGAAACCCTAGTTTGTGCAATGGGAGCAAAGGCTGAATCACATTACATTAAGGGTGCAGATAATGAGAAAGTCTTGACAACAAAATATTTCACCAATAGTCGAGATGCACTTGATAAAATTGATGACAGTCAGGCAATTTTGGTCATTGGAGCAGGTCCAATTGGCATTGATTTAGCCTATAGTCTCTCCTTGAAAGGCAAGTCTGTGACATTAATTGAGGCAGCTGACCATGTTGATTTTCACCAAACAGATATCGAAATGTTAGACCCATTACTTACAGAAATGGCTAACATGGGTATTTGTCTTTTAACACAAACCCGTATTAAGGCTATTGAAGAAACACCCCAAGGGTTATCTTTAGTTACTGATAAAGGAGAAGTCATTAGTGGAGATTTGGCATTCTTGGCTGTGAATTTTAGACCTAACAGTGACTTACTTGACAGTCAGGTAGAGTGTTTACTTGATAAAACCGTTAAGGTAGATGAGCATTTTAAAACCAGCAACCCTTCTATTTATGCGATTGGGGATTTGGTGTCCTCTCAGTTTTCTCCACTTGGCATCCCTTATTACACTCCTTTAATTAATCAGGCAGTGCGCTCAGGTCAGGCTTTAGCTTATCATTTGGCTGGCTATAATGTTCCAATGCTTGAAAGCACCAAAGTAGTAGGGGGACATCACTTTGGTTATTATAGATCCAGTGTTGGTATTACAGAAGAAGAAGCTTCCATTTATAGTGATCTTGTAACGTTTGTTTATCAGGCAGAATTAGAAGAAGACTCTTCTATTTTTAGAATTAAATTAATTGTTAGCCAGTGTGATGGTAGGCTTTTGGGTGCGCAATGTCTATCTAAAGTTAATCATCTTTTGCTTACCAATCAATTGTCCCAGGCGGTTAGTCAGAAACTGTGTGATTACCAACTGGCTTTTCAAGATTTTATTTTCTTAAAAGGAGATAGCGAGTTAGCTTATCATCTGCATCAGGCCTGTTTAGAGGTATTTGAAAAGAGGAATAGGCATGAAAATTGA
- the glpO gene encoding type 1 glycerol-3-phosphate oxidase, with amino-acid sequence MEFSKETRRLALQKMQERTLDLLIIGGGITGAGVALQAAASGLDTGLIEMQDFAEGTSSRSTKLVHGGLRYLKQFDVEVVSDTVSERAVVQRIAPHIPKPDPMLLPVYDEPGSTFNMFRLKVAMDLYDLLAGVSQTDLANKVLSKEDVLARQPDLQKEGLLGGGVYLDFRNNDARLVIENIKRANQDGALLASHVKAEDFLLDDQGKVCGVKARDLITNQEILIKARLVINTTGPWSDDIRNFAKTGNKIQQLRPTKGVHLVVDRQKLNVSQPVYVDTGLNDGRMVFVLPREEKTYFGTTDTDYTGDLKNPKVTQEDVDYLLDIVNRRFPEANLSIDDIESSWAGLRPLLSGNSASDYNGGNSGKLSDESFTHLITTVESYLNHKESRETVEHAIKAVESSTSEKELDPSAVSRGSSFECDDNGLFTLAGGKITDYRKMAEGALDILIKVLNDKYDKQFKLINSTTYPVSGGEINPANVDSELEAYAQLGALNGLTMDEARYLANLYGSNAPKVFALTRQITAAKGLTLCETLSLHYAMDYEMALRPTDFFLRRTNHMLFKRTQMDQLIEPVIAEMAKHLSWTEEEKGAYTEELVQNLKDNDLEELKRK; translated from the coding sequence ATGGAATTTTCAAAAGAAACAAGACGTTTAGCACTCCAAAAAATGCAAGAAAGAACCTTAGACTTGCTGATTATTGGTGGTGGGATTACAGGAGCAGGTGTTGCTCTTCAAGCTGCAGCCAGTGGACTAGATACTGGTCTGATTGAAATGCAAGACTTTGCTGAAGGAACATCTAGCCGTTCAACCAAACTGGTCCATGGTGGGCTTCGCTACCTTAAACAATTTGATGTTGAGGTTGTTTCGGATACTGTTTCAGAACGTGCAGTTGTTCAAAGGATTGCACCACATATTCCAAAACCAGATCCTATGTTATTGCCAGTATATGATGAGCCAGGAAGTACTTTTAACATGTTCCGTCTCAAAGTAGCAATGGATTTATATGACCTCTTAGCAGGTGTTTCTCAAACAGACTTGGCTAATAAAGTCTTAAGTAAAGAAGACGTTCTAGCGAGACAGCCTGACTTGCAAAAAGAAGGCTTACTAGGTGGCGGTGTTTACCTAGATTTTAGAAATAATGATGCCCGACTTGTTATTGAAAATATCAAACGGGCTAATCAAGATGGGGCACTCTTAGCCAGTCATGTTAAAGCAGAAGATTTTCTATTAGATGACCAAGGAAAAGTTTGTGGTGTTAAAGCAAGAGATTTGATAACAAATCAAGAAATCCTTATTAAAGCGCGTCTTGTTATTAATACAACAGGACCTTGGAGTGATGATATCCGGAATTTTGCTAAAACAGGCAATAAGATTCAGCAACTGCGTCCGACAAAAGGGGTTCACTTGGTTGTAGACCGTCAAAAATTGAATGTCTCTCAGCCAGTTTATGTGGATACTGGTTTAAATGATGGTCGTATGGTATTTGTCTTACCTCGTGAAGAAAAAACATATTTTGGAACAACAGATACTGATTATACAGGTGATTTGAAAAATCCAAAAGTCACTCAAGAAGACGTGGATTACTTGCTAGATATTGTCAACCGTAGATTCCCAGAAGCTAACCTTAGCATTGATGACATTGAAAGTTCATGGGCTGGTTTACGACCACTCTTATCTGGCAATAGTGCTTCAGACTACAATGGTGGTAACAGTGGCAAGTTAAGTGATGAAAGCTTTACACATCTTATTACTACTGTTGAGTCTTACTTAAACCATAAGGAGAGTCGCGAAACAGTTGAGCATGCTATTAAAGCAGTTGAATCAAGCACTTCAGAAAAAGAATTGGATCCATCAGCTGTTTCTAGAGGCTCAAGCTTTGAATGTGATGATAATGGTCTCTTTACTTTAGCAGGTGGTAAAATCACTGACTACCGTAAGATGGCAGAAGGAGCCCTTGACATCTTAATCAAGGTATTGAATGACAAGTACGATAAACAGTTTAAACTTATCAATTCAACCACTTATCCAGTTTCTGGTGGGGAAATTAACCCTGCTAATGTGGATTCAGAGTTAGAAGCTTACGCACAATTAGGAGCATTAAATGGCCTAACAATGGATGAGGCTCGTTATTTAGCAAATCTATATGGCTCAAATGCACCAAAAGTTTTCGCACTAACACGTCAAATCACAGCTGCAAAAGGGTTGACATTATGTGAAACCTTGTCACTTCATTATGCTATGGATTATGAGATGGCCTTGCGACCAACTGATTTCTTCTTAAGAAGAACTAACCACATGCTCTTTAAGAGAACTCAGATGGATCAATTAATTGAGCCAGTCATTGCTGAAATGGCTAAGCATTTGTCTTGGACAGAGGAAGAAAAAGGAGCCTATACTGAAGAGCTTGTTCAAAATCTTAAAGATAATGACTTAGAAGAATTAAAAAGAAAATAA
- the tkt gene encoding transketolase — protein MTFDAVDQLAVNTVRTLSMDAIQAANSGHPGLPMGAAPMAYVLWNKFMNVNPKTSRNWTNRDRFVLSAGHGSAMLYSLLHLAGYDLSIDDLKNFRQWGSKTPGHPEVNHTDGVEATSGPLGQGIANALGFAMAEAHLAAKYNKPGFDIVDHYTYAINGDGDLMEGVSQEAASLAGHLKLGKLVLLYDSNDISLDGPTSMAFTEDVKGRFEAYGWQHILVKDGNDLEAIAKAIEEAKAETQKPTIIEVKTIIGFGAEKQGTSAVHGAPLGADGIAFAKQSYGWTEQDFTVPAAVEKRFADGLQARGQEAENAWNDLFAKYEEEYPELAKDYKEAFANQAVSVDLEAHELGTSKASRVSSQEAIQQISAQVSSFWGGSADLSASNNTMVKVEKDFQPGQFEGRNIWFGVREFAMAAAMNGIALHGGTRVYGGTFFVFSNYLLPAVRMAALQNLPTMYVMTHDSIAVGEDGPTHEPIEQLASVRSMPNLNVIRPADGNETNAAWKRAMAETDRPTMLVLTRQNLPVLEGTKELAADGINKGAYILSEAKGDLDGIIIATGSEVKLAMDTQAALEAEGIFVRVVSMPSQNIFDEQSAEYKEEVLPKAVTKRLAIEAASSFGWAKYVGLQGQTLTIDTWGASAPGNLIFEEYGFTTENAVNRYKSL, from the coding sequence ATGACATTCGATGCAGTTGACCAGTTAGCAGTTAACACTGTCCGCACGCTTTCAATGGATGCAATCCAAGCAGCAAATTCAGGACACCCTGGCTTACCAATGGGTGCAGCCCCAATGGCTTACGTTTTATGGAATAAATTCATGAATGTGAATCCAAAGACAAGCCGTAACTGGACAAACAGAGACCGTTTCGTACTTTCTGCAGGTCATGGAAGTGCTATGCTATACAGCTTATTGCACCTAGCAGGTTACGACCTTTCAATTGACGATTTGAAAAATTTCCGTCAATGGGGATCAAAAACACCAGGACACCCAGAAGTAAATCACACAGATGGTGTAGAAGCAACTAGTGGCCCCCTAGGACAAGGGATTGCAAATGCACTAGGTTTTGCAATGGCAGAAGCTCACCTTGCAGCTAAATACAATAAACCAGGATTTGACATTGTTGACCATTATACTTATGCCATTAATGGAGATGGTGACTTGATGGAAGGTGTTAGTCAAGAAGCAGCAAGTTTAGCAGGTCACTTAAAACTTGGCAAATTAGTGCTTTTATATGATTCAAATGACATCTCACTTGATGGACCAACATCAATGGCATTCACAGAAGATGTTAAAGGACGTTTTGAAGCATACGGCTGGCAACATATCCTTGTTAAAGATGGTAATGATTTAGAAGCAATTGCAAAAGCAATTGAAGAAGCAAAAGCTGAGACACAAAAACCAACTATCATTGAAGTTAAGACAATTATTGGATTTGGTGCAGAAAAACAAGGCACATCAGCTGTTCATGGTGCACCACTAGGTGCTGATGGCATTGCATTTGCGAAACAATCATACGGATGGACTGAACAAGACTTTACAGTACCAGCAGCAGTTGAAAAACGTTTTGCTGATGGCTTACAAGCACGTGGTCAAGAAGCTGAAAATGCATGGAATGACCTCTTTGCAAAATATGAAGAAGAGTATCCAGAATTAGCTAAAGACTATAAGGAAGCTTTTGCAAATCAAGCTGTTTCAGTTGATTTAGAAGCACACGAACTTGGTACATCAAAAGCTAGTCGTGTCTCAAGTCAAGAAGCTATCCAACAAATTTCAGCACAAGTTTCTTCTTTCTGGGGCGGTTCAGCTGACCTTTCAGCTTCAAATAACACAATGGTTAAAGTTGAAAAAGACTTCCAACCTGGACAATTTGAAGGCCGCAACATCTGGTTTGGTGTTCGTGAATTTGCAATGGCAGCAGCTATGAATGGTATTGCCCTTCACGGTGGAACACGTGTTTACGGTGGAACATTCTTTGTCTTTTCGAACTACCTATTACCAGCAGTTCGTATGGCTGCTCTTCAAAACTTACCAACCATGTATGTGATGACACATGACTCAATTGCTGTAGGTGAAGATGGCCCAACACATGAACCAATTGAACAATTGGCAAGTGTTCGTTCAATGCCTAATTTAAACGTTATTCGTCCTGCAGATGGAAATGAAACAAATGCAGCGTGGAAACGTGCGATGGCTGAAACAGATAGACCAACTATGCTTGTTCTAACACGTCAAAACTTACCTGTTCTTGAAGGAACAAAAGAATTGGCTGCTGATGGTATTAATAAAGGTGCTTATATTCTTTCAGAAGCTAAGGGAGATCTTGATGGTATCATTATTGCAACAGGTTCAGAAGTCAAATTAGCTATGGATACACAAGCTGCACTTGAAGCAGAAGGTATCTTTGTTCGTGTGGTATCAATGCCATCACAAAATATCTTTGATGAGCAATCTGCTGAATACAAAGAAGAAGTGCTTCCAAAAGCTGTGACAAAACGCCTAGCAATTGAAGCAGCATCAAGCTTTGGTTGGGCTAAATATGTCGGTTTACAAGGTCAAACCCTTACCATTGACACTTGGGGAGCATCTGCACCAGGAAACCTTATTTTTGAAGAATATGGTTTCACAACTGAAAATGCAGTAAACCGTTATAAATCATTATAA
- a CDS encoding helix-turn-helix domain-containing protein produces MKIDDLMDKERRIQYQILLTLYRSKGSLPLKQVMQSTAISKVTLLKYLEHLVDLLQEHAIPCSLSWTTDEIILEESGNFMWEDLISVFIRDSLSYQILLYLSKHEHFAITALSQELMVSEATLNRQLVVLNNYLEEFQLSISQGRQVGHELQWRYFYYQLFCLTLTESEKQMMFEEENQHHLVKLVERLLGKELDVPNLQKLSLWFAISQNRFSFHNEKTLFEHIDHNTMEQNGFYKRLNQLLLHYFSRFALEFDGFESKSLFAFLVTNPILPRSSMSYILGFGGPISDKISEALWLMKKAEVLTVRTKEDIIYGLGLFFSRAYFFKGIILDGHQELTSLQHLIPKEEKTRIDLVVQHLMMQLEDRSLYQSDFAQFLNYHLLQLLIFSLERHHKPLRVALALGPDSVEKAIAELTIRKYLKNNRHFHFEPYRAEIPYDCIVSCQRQELRTCLPSFHLKHFSSSYELQALEGFLKKVLEEKIALEDTMEQD; encoded by the coding sequence ATGAAAATTGATGATTTAATGGACAAGGAAAGGCGCATCCAGTACCAAATTTTGCTCACCCTTTACCGGTCTAAGGGGAGTTTACCTTTGAAACAGGTCATGCAGTCTACAGCTATTTCAAAAGTAACCCTTCTAAAGTATTTAGAGCATTTGGTGGATTTGTTACAAGAACATGCTATCCCTTGCAGTCTTTCTTGGACTACTGATGAAATAATACTTGAAGAATCTGGCAATTTTATGTGGGAGGATCTTATTTCTGTTTTTATTAGAGATTCCTTGTCCTATCAAATTTTGCTTTACCTTTCAAAACATGAACATTTTGCCATTACTGCTTTGTCACAAGAATTGATGGTTAGCGAAGCAACTTTAAATAGGCAATTAGTTGTTTTAAATAACTATTTAGAAGAATTTCAACTGTCTATTTCTCAAGGTAGACAAGTAGGACATGAGTTGCAGTGGCGTTATTTTTATTACCAACTTTTTTGCCTAACACTAACAGAGTCTGAAAAACAGATGATGTTTGAAGAAGAGAATCAACACCATTTAGTCAAATTGGTTGAAAGATTACTTGGGAAAGAATTAGATGTGCCTAACTTACAAAAGCTCTCCTTATGGTTTGCCATTTCTCAAAATCGGTTTTCTTTTCATAACGAAAAAACATTATTTGAACATATCGATCATAACACGATGGAACAAAATGGTTTTTATAAACGTTTAAATCAGTTATTACTGCATTACTTTAGCCGTTTTGCACTAGAATTTGATGGCTTTGAAAGCAAAAGTCTGTTTGCTTTTTTAGTAACTAATCCTATCCTACCTCGTAGTTCAATGTCATATATCTTGGGATTTGGAGGTCCTATATCAGACAAAATTTCAGAAGCTCTTTGGTTGATGAAAAAAGCAGAAGTTCTTACTGTAAGAACCAAAGAAGATATTATTTATGGTTTGGGCCTCTTTTTTTCTCGTGCTTATTTTTTTAAAGGGATTATTCTAGATGGTCATCAGGAGTTAACATCTTTACAGCACTTGATTCCCAAGGAAGAAAAGACAAGAATTGATTTGGTTGTTCAACACTTAATGATGCAATTAGAGGATCGTAGTTTGTATCAAAGTGATTTCGCACAATTCTTAAATTATCACTTGTTGCAGTTGCTGATTTTTTCATTGGAACGGCACCATAAACCTCTTCGTGTTGCTCTGGCTTTGGGGCCTGATAGTGTTGAAAAAGCAATCGCAGAGTTGACAATTAGGAAGTATTTGAAAAATAATCGTCATTTTCATTTTGAACCTTATCGTGCAGAAATTCCTTATGATTGTATTGTTTCTTGTCAACGCCAGGAACTCAGGACTTGTTTGCCTAGTTTTCACCTTAAACATTTTAGCTCCTCGTATGAATTACAGGCATTAGAGGGATTTTTGAAAAAAGTACTTGAAGAAAAAATTGCCTTAGAGGATACTATGGAACAAGACTAA
- a CDS encoding ABC transporter ATP-binding protein, with protein sequence MITFEHVSKIYGDKEALSDINLTIENGEIFGLIGHNGAGKTTTISILTSIIEASYGQVFVDGKELSANRDDIKKMIGYVPDSPDLFLNLTASEYWHFLAKIYGVSKEDTEKRIAELSQLFEMTTEENNTIDSFSHGMRQKTIVIGALISNPSIWILDEPLTGLDPQAAFDLKKMMKEHAAAGNSVLFSTHVLSVAEQLCDRIAILKKGKMIFLGTIDDLKANYPDKDLETIYLELAGRHSSEEV encoded by the coding sequence ATGATAACATTTGAACATGTCTCAAAGATTTATGGTGATAAAGAAGCATTAAGTGATATTAATTTAACCATTGAAAATGGTGAGATATTTGGCCTCATCGGTCATAATGGTGCTGGAAAAACAACAACTATAAGCATTTTAACATCTATTATTGAAGCATCCTATGGACAGGTTTTTGTTGATGGTAAAGAATTAAGTGCAAACCGTGATGACATTAAAAAAATGATTGGTTATGTTCCTGATTCGCCAGATTTATTTTTAAATTTAACAGCTAGTGAATATTGGCATTTTTTAGCCAAAATTTATGGGGTTTCAAAAGAAGATACTGAAAAACGCATTGCAGAACTAAGTCAACTATTTGAAATGACAACAGAAGAAAACAATACCATTGATAGTTTTTCACATGGTATGCGCCAAAAAACAATTGTCATTGGTGCTTTAATATCTAATCCCTCTATCTGGATTTTAGATGAACCATTGACAGGTTTAGATCCACAAGCCGCTTTCGATTTAAAAAAGATGATGAAAGAGCATGCCGCGGCTGGAAATTCTGTTCTTTTCTCAACACATGTCTTATCAGTTGCTGAGCAGCTATGTGATCGCATTGCCATTTTGAAAAAAGGTAAAATGATTTTCCTTGGAACCATTGATGACTTGAAAGCCAATTATCCAGACAAAGATTTGGAAACTATTTATTTGGAATTAGCTGGACGTCACTCTAGTGAGGAGGTCTAA
- the fsa gene encoding fructose-6-phosphate aldolase — MKFFLDTANVEAIRAINTLGVVDGVTTNPTIISREGRDFETVIKEICDIVDGPVSAEVTGLTADEMVSEARVLAKWHENVVVKIPMTTEGLKATNILSKEGIKTNVTLIFTVSQGLMAMKAGATYISPFIGRLEDIGSDPYQLIEDLREIIDLYGYESEIISASIRNAAHVEAVAKLGSHIATIPDNLFDKMTQHPLTENGIKQFMEDWASFKK; from the coding sequence ATGAAATTTTTCTTAGACACTGCCAATGTTGAGGCTATTCGTGCGATTAACACATTAGGTGTTGTAGATGGTGTTACAACTAATCCAACAATCATTTCCCGTGAAGGACGTGATTTTGAAACGGTGATTAAAGAAATTTGTGACATCGTTGATGGCCCAGTTTCAGCTGAGGTTACTGGATTAACAGCAGATGAAATGGTATCAGAGGCACGTGTTTTAGCTAAATGGCATGAAAATGTTGTTGTTAAAATCCCTATGACAACAGAAGGATTGAAAGCAACTAATATTTTGTCTAAAGAAGGTATTAAAACAAATGTAACTCTTATTTTCACTGTTTCTCAAGGCCTTATGGCTATGAAAGCTGGTGCAACATATATCAGTCCATTTATTGGACGTTTAGAAGATATTGGTTCAGATCCTTATCAATTGATTGAAGACTTGCGAGAAATCATTGATTTGTATGGTTATGAGTCAGAAATTATCTCTGCAAGCATCCGTAATGCAGCTCACGTTGAAGCTGTTGCCAAATTAGGATCACATATTGCGACAATCCCAGATAATTTATTTGACAAAATGACACAACACCCATTAACAGAAAATGGCATTAAACAATTTATGGAAGATTGGGCTTCTTTTAAAAAATAA
- a CDS encoding MIP/aquaporin family protein: MDIFGEFLGTALLVLLGNGVVAGVVLPKTKNNNSGWIVITTGWGIAVAVAAFISGHIAPAHLNPAVSIAFAVKGDISWGTAAMYSIAQIVGAMLGSLLVYLQFRPHYKVAQEPADILGTFATGPALRDTTSNVLSEIFGTFVLVLGILAIGMYKMPAGLGTLSVGTLIIGIGLSLGGTTGYAINPARDFGPRLLHALLPIENKGDSDWSYSWIPIIGPIVGAVLAVLLYTVVF; encoded by the coding sequence ATGGATATCTTTGGAGAATTTTTAGGAACAGCCTTACTGGTTTTACTTGGTAATGGGGTTGTTGCGGGTGTTGTTTTGCCGAAAACCAAAAACAACAATTCTGGTTGGATTGTTATTACAACAGGTTGGGGAATCGCTGTTGCTGTAGCAGCTTTCATTTCTGGTCACATTGCTCCAGCACACCTTAATCCAGCAGTTAGCATTGCTTTTGCTGTAAAAGGTGATATTAGTTGGGGAACCGCTGCCATGTATTCAATTGCACAAATTGTTGGTGCTATGTTAGGCTCACTCTTAGTCTATCTCCAATTTAGACCACATTACAAGGTTGCACAAGAACCAGCAGATATTTTAGGAACCTTTGCAACTGGTCCAGCATTAAGAGACACAACGTCAAACGTGCTTAGTGAAATCTTTGGAACATTTGTTTTGGTTCTTGGAATCCTGGCAATTGGCATGTATAAAATGCCAGCAGGTTTAGGCACATTGTCTGTTGGAACATTAATTATTGGTATTGGTCTTTCATTAGGAGGAACAACAGGTTATGCCATCAACCCAGCAAGGGATTTTGGACCGCGTTTGCTTCACGCACTCTTGCCAATTGAAAATAAAGGTGACTCAGATTGGTCTTACTCATGGATTCCAATTATTGGTCCAATTGTTGGAGCAGTTCTTGCAGTTCTCTTATACACTGTGGTATTTTAA